Proteins encoded within one genomic window of Gemmatimonadota bacterium:
- a CDS encoding leucine-rich repeat domain-containing protein — MPNLIRLFLHSNSMSDVSSLSGLTRLRTLILDNNSISNITPLSGLTSLTSLLLSRNNISDISVLSGLTNLLSLSLSRNNIANLTPLSGLNSLRSLSLSSNNISDLSPLVANTGLGSGDRVDVRNNPLSATSINTHIPILQDRGIELRFGALKPAVEKIKQDIFREMMELLEIEERGN; from the coding sequence TTGCCCAATCTGATACGGCTGTTTCTTCACAGCAACAGCATGTCGGATGTGTCCTCACTGTCAGGCTTGACCAGGCTGAGAACGCTGATTCTTGACAACAACAGCATCTCGAACATCACACCTCTGTCCGGCTTGACCAGCCTGACATCACTGCTTCTTTCTCGGAACAATATCTCGGATATATCTGTGCTGTCCGGCTTGACCAATCTATTGTCGCTGTCTCTTTCCAGAAACAACATCGCGAACCTCACGCCCCTATCCGGCTTGAACAGCCTGAGGTCGCTGTCTCTTTCCAGCAACAACATCTCGGATCTTTCGCCCCTGGTTGCAAATACGGGATTGGGCAGTGGAGATCGGGTCGATGTACGGAATAATCCGTTGAGTGCTACATCAATCAATACGCACATTCCAATCCTTCAGGACAGAGGGATTGAGTTGCGTTTTGGCGCGTTGAAGCCCGCGGTGGAGAAGATAAAACAAGACATTTTCCGTGAGATGATGGAATTGTTGGAGATTGAGGAAAGGGGGAACTGA